Proteins encoded together in one Oncorhynchus mykiss isolate Arlee chromosome 7, USDA_OmykA_1.1, whole genome shotgun sequence window:
- the LOC110527981 gene encoding glycosyltransferase 8 domain-containing protein 1 isoform X4 yields MSLRRVNVAILVLLAVAFLIIVQRNLLNLNDFLRSENPDAVPGMILPFESEFSPELRPDLVRTGEKIPVVITAAEERLGAVVAAMNSVYHNSKANIVFNIVTMNDTVDHLKVWMTQLNNVKHKIIIFEPQLLNGKITKNPQKLDSVKPLTFARFYMPAFIPDAEKAIYLDDDIIVQGDIQELFDTSLKSGHAAAFSDDCDSASAKGIVRGAGNQNNYIGFLDFKKEAIKKLGMRANTCSFNPGVIVANLTEWKRQNITNQLEHWMELNAQEDLYSKTLAESITTPPLLIVFYKHHSSIDPMWHVRHLGATGAGNRYSPQFVKAAKLLHWNGHYKPWSRTSSFTEVWDKWYIQDPMRKFHPVRKHAGDK; encoded by the exons ATGTCATTACGGAGAG TAAATGTGGCCATCCTTGTGCTGCTGGCAGTAGCATTTCTGATCATCGTGCAACGGAATCTCCTGAATCTCAATGACTTCCTTAGAAGTGAGAATCCAG ATGCAGTGCCAGGTATGATCCTGCCATTTGAGTCTGAGTTTTCTCCTGAGCTCAGACCAGACCTTGTGAGAACTGGGGAGAAGATCCCAGTGGTCATTACTGCTGCGGAGGAGAGACTGGGAGCTGTGGTGGCTGCCATGAACAGTGTCTACCACAACAGCAAAGCCAACATTGTGTTCAACATTGTGACCATGAATGACACTGTGGATCACCTCAA AGTGTGGATGACTCAGCTTAACAATGTCAAGCACAAGATCATCATATTTGAGCCCCAACTTCTCAATGGGAAGATTACCAAAAATCCTCAGAAGCTTGACTCTGTGAAACCG ttGACCTTTGCCAGATTTTACATGCCGGCATTCATACCAGATGCAGAAAAGGCCATTTATTTGGATGATGACATCATTGTACAAG GGGACATCCAAGAGCTTTTTGACACAAGCCTAAAGTCTGGTCACGCAGCTGCGTTCTCAGACGACTGTGATTCTGCATCCGCAAAGGGCATCGTTCGAGGGGCCGGGAACCAG AACAATTACATTGGCTTCCTGGACTTTAAAAAAGAGGCCATCAAGAAGCTGGGCATGAGAGCTAACACGTGTTCCTTTAATCCCGGAGTGATCGTGGCCAACCTGACGGAGTGGAAGCGTCAGAACATCACCAACCAACTAGAACACTGGATGGAGCTCAACGCACA AGAGGACCTCTACAGTAAGACCCTGGCAGAGAGTATTACCACACCTCCCCTGCTCATTGTCTTCTACAAACACCACTCCAGCATCGACCCCATGTGGCACGTCAGACACCTAG GGGCTACTGGTGCTGGAAACCGCTACTCTCCCCAGTTTGTGAAAGCTGCCAAACTCCTCCATTGGAACGGACATTACAAACCATGGTCCAGGACCTCTTCATTCACCGAAGTCTGGGACAAGTGGTATATTCAGGACCCCATGCGTAAATTCCATCCAGTTCGGAAACATGCAGGGGACAAGTAG
- the LOC110527981 gene encoding glycosyltransferase 8 domain-containing protein 1 isoform X1, producing the protein MCLFVRRWLTRRAADDDAMSLRRVNVAILVLLAVAFLIIVQRNLLNLNDFLRSENPDAVPGMILPFESEFSPELRPDLVRTGEKIPVVITAAEERLGAVVAAMNSVYHNSKANIVFNIVTMNDTVDHLKVWMTQLNNVKHKIIIFEPQLLNGKITKNPQKLDSVKPLTFARFYMPAFIPDAEKAIYLDDDIIVQVNMFAGDIQELFDTSLKSGHAAAFSDDCDSASAKGIVRGAGNQNNYIGFLDFKKEAIKKLGMRANTCSFNPGVIVANLTEWKRQNITNQLEHWMELNAQEDLYSKTLAESITTPPLLIVFYKHHSSIDPMWHVRHLGATGAGNRYSPQFVKAAKLLHWNGHYKPWSRTSSFTEVWDKWYIQDPMRKFHPVRKHAGDK; encoded by the exons ATGTGCTTATTTGTGAGACGGTG GTTAACAAGGAGAGCAGCAGATGACGACGCGATGTCATTACGGAGAG TAAATGTGGCCATCCTTGTGCTGCTGGCAGTAGCATTTCTGATCATCGTGCAACGGAATCTCCTGAATCTCAATGACTTCCTTAGAAGTGAGAATCCAG ATGCAGTGCCAGGTATGATCCTGCCATTTGAGTCTGAGTTTTCTCCTGAGCTCAGACCAGACCTTGTGAGAACTGGGGAGAAGATCCCAGTGGTCATTACTGCTGCGGAGGAGAGACTGGGAGCTGTGGTGGCTGCCATGAACAGTGTCTACCACAACAGCAAAGCCAACATTGTGTTCAACATTGTGACCATGAATGACACTGTGGATCACCTCAA AGTGTGGATGACTCAGCTTAACAATGTCAAGCACAAGATCATCATATTTGAGCCCCAACTTCTCAATGGGAAGATTACCAAAAATCCTCAGAAGCTTGACTCTGTGAAACCG ttGACCTTTGCCAGATTTTACATGCCGGCATTCATACCAGATGCAGAAAAGGCCATTTATTTGGATGATGACATCATTGTACAAG TAAACATGTTTGCAGGGGACATCCAAGAGCTTTTTGACACAAGCCTAAAGTCTGGTCACGCAGCTGCGTTCTCAGACGACTGTGATTCTGCATCCGCAAAGGGCATCGTTCGAGGGGCCGGGAACCAG AACAATTACATTGGCTTCCTGGACTTTAAAAAAGAGGCCATCAAGAAGCTGGGCATGAGAGCTAACACGTGTTCCTTTAATCCCGGAGTGATCGTGGCCAACCTGACGGAGTGGAAGCGTCAGAACATCACCAACCAACTAGAACACTGGATGGAGCTCAACGCACA AGAGGACCTCTACAGTAAGACCCTGGCAGAGAGTATTACCACACCTCCCCTGCTCATTGTCTTCTACAAACACCACTCCAGCATCGACCCCATGTGGCACGTCAGACACCTAG GGGCTACTGGTGCTGGAAACCGCTACTCTCCCCAGTTTGTGAAAGCTGCCAAACTCCTCCATTGGAACGGACATTACAAACCATGGTCCAGGACCTCTTCATTCACCGAAGTCTGGGACAAGTGGTATATTCAGGACCCCATGCGTAAATTCCATCCAGTTCGGAAACATGCAGGGGACAAGTAG
- the LOC110527981 gene encoding glycosyltransferase 8 domain-containing protein 1 isoform X2 → MCLFVRRWLTRRAADDDAMSLRRVNVAILVLLAVAFLIIVQRNLLNLNDFLRSENPDAVPGMILPFESEFSPELRPDLVRTGEKIPVVITAAEERLGAVVAAMNSVYHNSKANIVFNIVTMNDTVDHLKVWMTQLNNVKHKIIIFEPQLLNGKITKNPQKLDSVKPLTFARFYMPAFIPDAEKAIYLDDDIIVQGDIQELFDTSLKSGHAAAFSDDCDSASAKGIVRGAGNQNNYIGFLDFKKEAIKKLGMRANTCSFNPGVIVANLTEWKRQNITNQLEHWMELNAQEDLYSKTLAESITTPPLLIVFYKHHSSIDPMWHVRHLGATGAGNRYSPQFVKAAKLLHWNGHYKPWSRTSSFTEVWDKWYIQDPMRKFHPVRKHAGDK, encoded by the exons ATGTGCTTATTTGTGAGACGGTG GTTAACAAGGAGAGCAGCAGATGACGACGCGATGTCATTACGGAGAG TAAATGTGGCCATCCTTGTGCTGCTGGCAGTAGCATTTCTGATCATCGTGCAACGGAATCTCCTGAATCTCAATGACTTCCTTAGAAGTGAGAATCCAG ATGCAGTGCCAGGTATGATCCTGCCATTTGAGTCTGAGTTTTCTCCTGAGCTCAGACCAGACCTTGTGAGAACTGGGGAGAAGATCCCAGTGGTCATTACTGCTGCGGAGGAGAGACTGGGAGCTGTGGTGGCTGCCATGAACAGTGTCTACCACAACAGCAAAGCCAACATTGTGTTCAACATTGTGACCATGAATGACACTGTGGATCACCTCAA AGTGTGGATGACTCAGCTTAACAATGTCAAGCACAAGATCATCATATTTGAGCCCCAACTTCTCAATGGGAAGATTACCAAAAATCCTCAGAAGCTTGACTCTGTGAAACCG ttGACCTTTGCCAGATTTTACATGCCGGCATTCATACCAGATGCAGAAAAGGCCATTTATTTGGATGATGACATCATTGTACAAG GGGACATCCAAGAGCTTTTTGACACAAGCCTAAAGTCTGGTCACGCAGCTGCGTTCTCAGACGACTGTGATTCTGCATCCGCAAAGGGCATCGTTCGAGGGGCCGGGAACCAG AACAATTACATTGGCTTCCTGGACTTTAAAAAAGAGGCCATCAAGAAGCTGGGCATGAGAGCTAACACGTGTTCCTTTAATCCCGGAGTGATCGTGGCCAACCTGACGGAGTGGAAGCGTCAGAACATCACCAACCAACTAGAACACTGGATGGAGCTCAACGCACA AGAGGACCTCTACAGTAAGACCCTGGCAGAGAGTATTACCACACCTCCCCTGCTCATTGTCTTCTACAAACACCACTCCAGCATCGACCCCATGTGGCACGTCAGACACCTAG GGGCTACTGGTGCTGGAAACCGCTACTCTCCCCAGTTTGTGAAAGCTGCCAAACTCCTCCATTGGAACGGACATTACAAACCATGGTCCAGGACCTCTTCATTCACCGAAGTCTGGGACAAGTGGTATATTCAGGACCCCATGCGTAAATTCCATCCAGTTCGGAAACATGCAGGGGACAAGTAG
- the LOC110527981 gene encoding glycosyltransferase 8 domain-containing protein 1 isoform X3, producing MSLRRVNVAILVLLAVAFLIIVQRNLLNLNDFLRSENPDAVPGMILPFESEFSPELRPDLVRTGEKIPVVITAAEERLGAVVAAMNSVYHNSKANIVFNIVTMNDTVDHLKVWMTQLNNVKHKIIIFEPQLLNGKITKNPQKLDSVKPLTFARFYMPAFIPDAEKAIYLDDDIIVQVNMFAGDIQELFDTSLKSGHAAAFSDDCDSASAKGIVRGAGNQNNYIGFLDFKKEAIKKLGMRANTCSFNPGVIVANLTEWKRQNITNQLEHWMELNAQEDLYSKTLAESITTPPLLIVFYKHHSSIDPMWHVRHLGATGAGNRYSPQFVKAAKLLHWNGHYKPWSRTSSFTEVWDKWYIQDPMRKFHPVRKHAGDK from the exons ATGTCATTACGGAGAG TAAATGTGGCCATCCTTGTGCTGCTGGCAGTAGCATTTCTGATCATCGTGCAACGGAATCTCCTGAATCTCAATGACTTCCTTAGAAGTGAGAATCCAG ATGCAGTGCCAGGTATGATCCTGCCATTTGAGTCTGAGTTTTCTCCTGAGCTCAGACCAGACCTTGTGAGAACTGGGGAGAAGATCCCAGTGGTCATTACTGCTGCGGAGGAGAGACTGGGAGCTGTGGTGGCTGCCATGAACAGTGTCTACCACAACAGCAAAGCCAACATTGTGTTCAACATTGTGACCATGAATGACACTGTGGATCACCTCAA AGTGTGGATGACTCAGCTTAACAATGTCAAGCACAAGATCATCATATTTGAGCCCCAACTTCTCAATGGGAAGATTACCAAAAATCCTCAGAAGCTTGACTCTGTGAAACCG ttGACCTTTGCCAGATTTTACATGCCGGCATTCATACCAGATGCAGAAAAGGCCATTTATTTGGATGATGACATCATTGTACAAG TAAACATGTTTGCAGGGGACATCCAAGAGCTTTTTGACACAAGCCTAAAGTCTGGTCACGCAGCTGCGTTCTCAGACGACTGTGATTCTGCATCCGCAAAGGGCATCGTTCGAGGGGCCGGGAACCAG AACAATTACATTGGCTTCCTGGACTTTAAAAAAGAGGCCATCAAGAAGCTGGGCATGAGAGCTAACACGTGTTCCTTTAATCCCGGAGTGATCGTGGCCAACCTGACGGAGTGGAAGCGTCAGAACATCACCAACCAACTAGAACACTGGATGGAGCTCAACGCACA AGAGGACCTCTACAGTAAGACCCTGGCAGAGAGTATTACCACACCTCCCCTGCTCATTGTCTTCTACAAACACCACTCCAGCATCGACCCCATGTGGCACGTCAGACACCTAG GGGCTACTGGTGCTGGAAACCGCTACTCTCCCCAGTTTGTGAAAGCTGCCAAACTCCTCCATTGGAACGGACATTACAAACCATGGTCCAGGACCTCTTCATTCACCGAAGTCTGGGACAAGTGGTATATTCAGGACCCCATGCGTAAATTCCATCCAGTTCGGAAACATGCAGGGGACAAGTAG
- the gnl3 gene encoding guanine nucleotide-binding protein-like 3 isoform X2 yields the protein MKRPGLKKASKRVSCSKRYKIQKKVREHNKKLRKDAKKKGVGKKVKKDIGVPNKAPFKEDILREAEQRRSKLEEEKEKNKLAKQQERAQKRKKENSASRDADPKAKKARKVIDASDIIVEILDARDPLGCRCPQLEEAVLKGEGNKKLLFLLNKIDLVPKENVEKWLQCLQLEFPAVAFKASTQQQDKTVQEKKARFATLNGVVDQTKGVACYGSSSLLQLLGDYANATGREGSLKVGLVGFPNVGKSSLINSLKGMRACNAGVQRGITRCFQDIHISKNVKMIDSPGIVAAQSNPKAAMALRSLQVEDKQETVLEAVRTLLKQCNKQQVMLQYNVPDFRNSLEFLSFFAKKRGFLQKGGVPNTELAASTFLNDWTGAKLSYHCKAPEKPSLPPYLSEDIVREMQKGWDLDKLRKGNEETLRSVKFPNQASSIVLLSKGPTAGVLSDVVEDKPAPEPTEEDMEGSCENKEAGGVKEVSEEGTAETDEPQIKTPLTNKQAKVGLQVPVPVNIDLSSVHTDDTYDFNTDFK from the exons ATGAAGCGTCCAG GGTTAAAGAAAGCAAGTAAACGCGTGTCTTGCTCCAAACGTTACAAAATACAGAAAAAG gtCCGGGAACACAACAAAAAACTAAGAAAAGATGCAAAAAAGAAAGGAGTTGGCAAAAAAGTGAAAAAGGATATTGGAGTTCCCAACAAAGCACCATTCAAAGAGGATATTCTGAGGGAAGCGGAACAGAGGAGGTCAAAG CTTGAAGAAGAAAAGGAGAAAAATAAGCTTGCAAAGCAACAAGAACGGGCTCAGAAGAGGAAGAAGGAAAACTCTGCCAGCAGGGATGCAGACCCTAAAGCGAAGAAagctagaaag GTGATCGATGCCTCTGACATCATCGTTGAAATCCTAGATGCAAGAGATCCCCTTGGCTGCAGATGCCCACAGCTAGAGGAAGCTGTGCTGAAGGGGGAAGGAAACAAGAAGCTACTATTCCTGTTGAACAAAATAG ATCTTGTCCCTAAAGAGAATGTGGAGAAGTGGCTACAGTGTCTTCAGCTTGAGTTCCCTGCTGTGGCGTTCAAGGCATCCACACAACAACAGGACAAAACAGTG CAAGAGAAGAAGGCCAGGTTTGCAACTCTTAACGGAGTAGTAGACCAGACCAAAGGAGTGGCCTGTTATGGCAGCAGCAGTCTTCTCCAGCTCCTGGGGGACTATGCAAATGCAACAGGGAGAGAGGGCTCACTAAAAGTGGGCTTAGTCG ggTTCCCAAATGTGGGGAAGAGCAGTCTGATCAACAGCCTGAAGGGGATGAGGGCCTGTAATGCAGGAGTCCAGAGAGGGATCACCAG GTGCTTCCAAGACATCCACATATCTAAGAATGTCAAAATGATTGACAGCCCTGGGATAGTGGCAGCCCAGTCTAACCCAAAAGCTGCCATGGCGCTGAGGAGTCTCCAGGTGGAGGATAAGCAGGAGACTGTTCTAGAGGCCGTCAGGACCCTGCTCAAACAGTGCAACAAGCAACAG GTAATGCTTCAGTACAATGTTCCAGACTTTAGAAACTCCCTGGAGTTTTTATCCTTTTTTGCCAAGAAGCGTGGATTTTTACAGAAGGGTGGAGTCCCCAACACAGAACTGGCTGCCTCTACCTTCCTCAATGATTGGACAGG TGCAAAGCTGAGTTACCACTGCAAAGCCCCTGAGAAGCCAAGCCTTCCCCCATACCTCTCTGAAGACATTGTAAGAGAGATGCAGAAAGGGTGGGACTTGGACAAGTTGCGGAAAGGCAACGAGGAGACTCTAAGAA GTGTAAAGTTCCCAAACCAGGCCAGCAGCATTGTCCTCCTGTCTAAAGGCCCCACTGCCGGAGTGCTGAGTGACGTTGTTGAGGacaaacctgctccagagcccacTGAGGAAGATATGGAGGGTAGCTGTGAAAACAAAGAG GCTGGTGGGGTTAAAGAGGTGTCTGAGGAAGGGACTGCGGAAACAGATGAACCACAAATAAAGACACCACTCACAA ACAAACAAGCCAAGGTGGGGTTACAGGTTCCTGTCCCAGTCAACATTGACCTCTCCTCAGTCCACACAGATGACACCTATGACTTCAACACAGATTTTAAATGA
- the gnl3 gene encoding guanine nucleotide-binding protein-like 3 isoform X1, with translation MKRPGLKKASKRVSCSKRYKIQKKVREHNKKLRKDAKKKGVGKKVKKDIGVPNKAPFKEDILREAEQRRSKLEEEKEKNKLAKQQERAQKRKKENSASRDADPKAKKARKELPSQEVLVKQMVKQSDPRNSKKHLCSELNKVIDASDIIVEILDARDPLGCRCPQLEEAVLKGEGNKKLLFLLNKIDLVPKENVEKWLQCLQLEFPAVAFKASTQQQDKTVQEKKARFATLNGVVDQTKGVACYGSSSLLQLLGDYANATGREGSLKVGLVGFPNVGKSSLINSLKGMRACNAGVQRGITRCFQDIHISKNVKMIDSPGIVAAQSNPKAAMALRSLQVEDKQETVLEAVRTLLKQCNKQQVMLQYNVPDFRNSLEFLSFFAKKRGFLQKGGVPNTELAASTFLNDWTGAKLSYHCKAPEKPSLPPYLSEDIVREMQKGWDLDKLRKGNEETLRSVKFPNQASSIVLLSKGPTAGVLSDVVEDKPAPEPTEEDMEGSCENKEAGGVKEVSEEGTAETDEPQIKTPLTNKQAKVGLQVPVPVNIDLSSVHTDDTYDFNTDFK, from the exons ATGAAGCGTCCAG GGTTAAAGAAAGCAAGTAAACGCGTGTCTTGCTCCAAACGTTACAAAATACAGAAAAAG gtCCGGGAACACAACAAAAAACTAAGAAAAGATGCAAAAAAGAAAGGAGTTGGCAAAAAAGTGAAAAAGGATATTGGAGTTCCCAACAAAGCACCATTCAAAGAGGATATTCTGAGGGAAGCGGAACAGAGGAGGTCAAAG CTTGAAGAAGAAAAGGAGAAAAATAAGCTTGCAAAGCAACAAGAACGGGCTCAGAAGAGGAAGAAGGAAAACTCTGCCAGCAGGGATGCAGACCCTAAAGCGAAGAAagctagaaag GAGTTACCGTCACAGGAGGTCCTTGTGAAACAGATGGTGAAACAAAGTGACCCAAGGAATTCAAAGAAGCACCTTTGTTCAGAATTAAACAAG GTGATCGATGCCTCTGACATCATCGTTGAAATCCTAGATGCAAGAGATCCCCTTGGCTGCAGATGCCCACAGCTAGAGGAAGCTGTGCTGAAGGGGGAAGGAAACAAGAAGCTACTATTCCTGTTGAACAAAATAG ATCTTGTCCCTAAAGAGAATGTGGAGAAGTGGCTACAGTGTCTTCAGCTTGAGTTCCCTGCTGTGGCGTTCAAGGCATCCACACAACAACAGGACAAAACAGTG CAAGAGAAGAAGGCCAGGTTTGCAACTCTTAACGGAGTAGTAGACCAGACCAAAGGAGTGGCCTGTTATGGCAGCAGCAGTCTTCTCCAGCTCCTGGGGGACTATGCAAATGCAACAGGGAGAGAGGGCTCACTAAAAGTGGGCTTAGTCG ggTTCCCAAATGTGGGGAAGAGCAGTCTGATCAACAGCCTGAAGGGGATGAGGGCCTGTAATGCAGGAGTCCAGAGAGGGATCACCAG GTGCTTCCAAGACATCCACATATCTAAGAATGTCAAAATGATTGACAGCCCTGGGATAGTGGCAGCCCAGTCTAACCCAAAAGCTGCCATGGCGCTGAGGAGTCTCCAGGTGGAGGATAAGCAGGAGACTGTTCTAGAGGCCGTCAGGACCCTGCTCAAACAGTGCAACAAGCAACAG GTAATGCTTCAGTACAATGTTCCAGACTTTAGAAACTCCCTGGAGTTTTTATCCTTTTTTGCCAAGAAGCGTGGATTTTTACAGAAGGGTGGAGTCCCCAACACAGAACTGGCTGCCTCTACCTTCCTCAATGATTGGACAGG TGCAAAGCTGAGTTACCACTGCAAAGCCCCTGAGAAGCCAAGCCTTCCCCCATACCTCTCTGAAGACATTGTAAGAGAGATGCAGAAAGGGTGGGACTTGGACAAGTTGCGGAAAGGCAACGAGGAGACTCTAAGAA GTGTAAAGTTCCCAAACCAGGCCAGCAGCATTGTCCTCCTGTCTAAAGGCCCCACTGCCGGAGTGCTGAGTGACGTTGTTGAGGacaaacctgctccagagcccacTGAGGAAGATATGGAGGGTAGCTGTGAAAACAAAGAG GCTGGTGGGGTTAAAGAGGTGTCTGAGGAAGGGACTGCGGAAACAGATGAACCACAAATAAAGACACCACTCACAA ACAAACAAGCCAAGGTGGGGTTACAGGTTCCTGTCCCAGTCAACATTGACCTCTCCTCAGTCCACACAGATGACACCTATGACTTCAACACAGATTTTAAATGA